The nucleotide sequence GCGAGTGATGATGATTCATACGAGGCAGACCGTGAGGTGTGGCGTAAGATTTATCGTACACTCATACAAGAGAATCCTGAATTGGATGCTATCTTGGAGGAGAAGAGTCTTTATTGGAATGATGACAAGGAGGTTGTTGATACCTTCGTTATCAAGACCATCAAACGATTTGACCCTGCTAATGGGGCAGATCAAGAACTTCTGCCAGAATATCGTGACGAAGAGGATCGTGACTTTGCACTGAAACTCTTCCGCTCAACAATCCTCAATGCTGATGAGTATCAGCGTTACATGAGCGAGTCGAGTCGTAATTGGGATTTCTCTCGTTTGGCTTATATGGATATTGTCATCATGCAGATTGCTATTGCAGAGATGCTCACATTCCCTAATATTCCAGTAACGGTGACAATCAATGAGTATGTTGACCTGGCTAAATTGTATAGTACACCACGAAGTGGAGGCTATATCAATGGTATGCTTGATACGATTGCACGTCATCTCATACAGATGGGTAAGATGATGAAGACAATGCCAGAGCCTCGTCCACATCGCTCTCGCAATGAGCGCCAAGATGTTAGAGCACCTCGTCGTGAAG is from Prevotella melaninogenica and encodes:
- the nusB gene encoding transcription antitermination factor NusB, with the protein product MINRELIRIKIVQLTYAYYQNGNRNMDNAEKELLFSLAKAYDLYNYLLALIVSITQEERHRVEIAATRANREGTEAPSSRFATNKFAVQLEENKQLNLFMESQKRRWEDDMEAVRKLCDQIEQSTIYQEYMASDDDSYEADREVWRKIYRTLIQENPELDAILEEKSLYWNDDKEVVDTFVIKTIKRFDPANGADQELLPEYRDEEDRDFALKLFRSTILNADEYQRYMSESSRNWDFSRLAYMDIVIMQIAIAEMLTFPNIPVTVTINEYVDLAKLYSTPRSGGYINGMLDTIARHLIQMGKMMKTMPEPRPHRSRNERQDVRAPRREGRRPTIAQTSAQRVAYRQQQEGEQAEDEE